The Chondrinema litorale genomic interval AGGAAACTGTAATCGATACTGATAGTCAAAAAATCTGGACCAACATTGCTACGAAAGTAGATATTCCTAAGCCTCGCAAAACTGTTGTAAGAGAATTCCCAATTCAAAAATCGAATCCGTATTGGAGAGTAGCCGCGGTAGTCACTTTGCTACTCTTGGGCTGGTTGGTATTTACTTATAAATCCAAAGTTAGTGATGAGCAAAAAATAGCAGAAGTAAAATGGATTAGTAGATCAACGGCATTTGGAGAGAAACTTTCTCTCACTTTACCCGATGGTTCTAAGATTAAAGTGAATGCAGGCAGCAAGGTAAAGTTTGCAGAAAACTTTTTAGAATCGGATACCAGAATTATCTACCTGGAAGGCGAATCATTTTTTGATATAGCCAAAATGCCAAGCAAACCTTTTAAGGTAATTACCGGCGAAGTGGAAACTACCGTTCTTGGAACCTCATTTAATGTGCATGCATATCCATCAGATAACAAAGTACAGATTGCTGTATTGACAGGGAAAGTGAATGTAAAAAACGAAACAGCAGAGGTCAATCTCACACCAGACGAAATGGCTACTTTAAAAGATACTGCCTTTGTAAAAACAGGTTTTAACAGAGAAGAAATATTCGGTTGGAAAGACGGAAAGCTCATTTTTAATAAATCCACTTTTGATGAAGTATTAAGCAGTTTAGAGAAGTGGTACGGGGTAGAATTTACTGTTCAAGATGAAAAAATCCGCCGAAAGCAGGTAGGTACTTTTACAGCACAATACCAAAATGAGAGTTTAGAAACTGTATTAAATGGAATTGCTTATTCAGGGAAATTTAATTTTAAGATAGAAGGAAAGAAAGTTTTTTTAAGCAATAAATGAGGTGTTTTTGAAGAATTTAATATCGAAGAATATGAACAGCAGCTAATATACTATTATCTAATTATTACTTAATCACAAAAATACCCTGAAGGCAGATTTTGTCGCGATCATCTGCCTTTCAGGGCTTATGTTTAACTCGTAAACTTAGTAAAAATATGAAATGGAAACTACTTAGACAAATCATCATTATGTCGAAATCCGTGCTATATTGCTTTATGATACAGTGCGTTACGCTATCTGTATTGATTGCGAGCCCTGGAAAGAGCCAATCCAAAAGTGTGGAGGAAATTTATGTTTCAGTAAATCTGAAAAATACTACGCTAGAAGATCTTTTTGATCATATAGAAGCGCAAACAGAATTTGAATTTGCTTACTTCACCAAAGCGCTGGACAAAGAAACCAGACTTAATATAAGAGTGAGCAAAAGCTCTCTTGGAAACATTCTTCGCGAAGTTTCTAAAGAGGCAAATTTGGCATTTAAGCGTGTAAATGATAAAATATACATCAGTAAAAAAACAATTTTAACCCCAAATCTTCAAGAAACGATTGAGGAAGGAGAGGTTGCTCAAGTAGCTATTTCTGGTGTGGTTGTTTCGTCTGAAGATAACAATCCTTTGCCGGGAGTAAGTATACTTATTAAAGGTACTGCCAATGGTACAACTACCAATATTGATGGTAAGTATTCGCTTACAGCCCCATCAGATGCAATCTTACAGTACAGTTACATAGGTTTTGATACGCAAGAAATTGCTGTGGGAGCTCAAAGTGTTATCAACATAACGCTTGCTCCAAACTTAGAGCAGTTAGAAGAAATTGTAGTGGTTGGTTATGGTACTGTAAAGAAAAGTGACTTAACTGGTTCTGTGGTTTCTCTTAAATCAGATAAAATTAATCAAGGGGTAAATACCTCAGTAGATGAATTACTGAAAGGTAGAGCAGCCGGTGTGAGTGTAGTACAAAACAGTTCTGAGCCCGGTGGTGGTGTGTCTATCAGTATTCGCGGGGCGAGTTCTTTTACAGCAGGCACTGCTCCTTTATATGTGATTGATGGATTACCTATTAATAATGCCGCTTTAACAACTGGTTCAGGTTCATTTCCTTCTTCACGATCTCCTGCAAATCCACTAAGCGCATTGAACCCTAATGACATTGAGTCTATCGAAATTCTAAAAGATGCTTCGGCAACGGCAATTTACGGTTCTCGTGGTGCCAATGGAGTAATTTTAATTACCACTAAAAAAGGTAAATCTGATAGAATGCGGGTCAATTACGATGGTTATGTGGGTGTGCAAAATGTATTGGGCAAATTGGATGTACTCAACGCAGATGAATATTATAATGTATTAACTGAGTTGGTAGAAGATGGTGGAGGTTCGGCAGAAGAGGCTGTAACCGGTATTGACAATGGCGGTACAGATTGGCAAGACCTATTACTCAGAGATAATGCCCCTGTTCAAAATCACAACCTTTCTTTATCTGGTGGTAATGAAAAAACGAGTTACTATGCAGCATTAAATTACTT includes:
- a CDS encoding FecR family protein, with amino-acid sequence MDARIANLLRKYFYNQANEAESIELQNWLAEQGYENELDDIIVQLYQETSNKETVIDTDSQKIWTNIATKVDIPKPRKTVVREFPIQKSNPYWRVAAVVTLLLLGWLVFTYKSKVSDEQKIAEVKWISRSTAFGEKLSLTLPDGSKIKVNAGSKVKFAENFLESDTRIIYLEGESFFDIAKMPSKPFKVITGEVETTVLGTSFNVHAYPSDNKVQIAVLTGKVNVKNETAEVNLTPDEMATLKDTAFVKTGFNREEIFGWKDGKLIFNKSTFDEVLSSLEKWYGVEFTVQDEKIRRKQVGTFTAQYQNESLETVLNGIAYSGKFNFKIEGKKVFLSNK